ATGCGAAGGGTCGTGATCTGGACCCGCGAGTGCAGGAAGGTGAGCTTCTTGCGCAGGAAGGAGATATAGGCCTCGGCCGAGTTCTCGTTGGTCTCGCCCTCGGTGCCCCAGACCCTCGTGAGCAGGTCCTGCTTCGAGACGACCCTGTTGGTCCCGCTCATGAGCATGCGGAGGACCTCGAACTCCTTCTGCGAGAGGTGCACGTGGTGCTCGTCGCACTTGAGGTCGTGCGTGTTGAGGTCGAGCGTGAGGTCACCGAAGGAGGCCTCGTCGACCACGACCTCGCCCTGGCGGCGGGTGAGCGCACGGACGCGTGCGAGCAGCTCGGCTGACTCGAAGGGCTTGGTCATGTAGTCGTCGGCCCCACAGTCGAGCCCCTCGACCTTGTCGGTCGTGGCGGTGCGGGCGGTCAGCATCATGACGGGGATGGAGTTGTTCTCCTTGCGGAGGGTGTGGACGACCTCGAAGCCGTCGATGCCGGGTAGCATCACGTCGAGGACGACGGCGTCGTACATGCCGCTCTGTGCATAGGAAAGGCCCGTCTTGCCGTCATAGGCCGCCTCGGCGTTGTATCCGTCCTCCTTGAGGATGTGGCAGATCGCGTCAGCCAGGTTCCGTTCGTCCTCTACTACGAGTACGTTCATCGTGGGTCCCTTCCGCTGGTGTTTGACTTACCTTGTGCTTGCCCAAAATGTACGCATAGCCACTGAACTGGGGCTGAAGCTTTCAGGAACCTGCAGATAGGAGCTCTAGCTGGGTTTTCCGTTCACAAAAACTGCACTTCAAAGACATGCTGCCATGGCGTATGATGAACAGCGTTCTGTGTGGGTATGCGGTGCATTTCACAGCTTCTATCCCAGCGCCGCTCGTATGGAGGAGTTTTCATTGGCAGTCAAGATTCGCCTGGCCCGTCACGGTGCCAAGAAGCGTCCGTATTACCGCGTCGTCGTCGCTGACGGCCGCAAGCCGCGCGACGGCAGGCTCATCGAGGAGGTCGGTCGTTACAACCCGCTGACCGAGCCCAAGACCATCACGCTCGACCTCGAGAAGATCGATGCCTGGATCGCCAAGGGCGCTCAGCCCTCCAACGCGGTCTCGCACCTCATCGACATCGCTCGCGAGGGCGACAAGCCCGCGCCCGAGAAGAAGTCCAAGAAGTCGAAGAAGCAGGCTGCCAAGGACGCTGCTGCCAAGGAGGAGGCGGCTGCCGCCGCCGAGCCCGAGGCAGCCGAGGCCGCTGAGTAGCATGTCTGATACCGAGGCTGGACCCATCGAGGACGCTTCGTCTGACGCCACCGGCGAGCTCCCCTCCGATCGCGTCGCCGACCTGGTGGAGCTCATCGTCTGCGGTCTCGTCGATGACGAGGACGCGGTCTCTCTCGATGTCACCGACTCCGAGGCAGGTACCCTCATCGAGGTCTCCTGCGCCGAGGACGATGCCGGCAAGGTCATCGGGAGGCGTGGCCGCTCGATCAAGGCCATCCGTACGATCGCGCGGGCCTTGGGCCAGCGCGTGGGGACGGCCGTCGAGGTCGAGGTCGTCGGCTAGTCGTCGTGCAGCCTGACTATCGTGTCATAGCATGCGTCACCAAGACGCATGGGAGGAAAGGGGAGGTCGTCGCGGTTCCCGCGGACGGCCTTCCCTTGCTCATGCGCGAGGGGCTTCGCGTCTGCGTCGTTCCTCCCTTGCTCAAGGGTGACCGGTGGCATGAGGTCCTCGATGTGGACGATGGTCCTCATGGCCAGCTGGTCGCCCTCTCGGGGGTCACGGACCAGGGCGCCGCGTCCAAGATCGTGGGAAGGTCCCTGCTGGCCTCCGTGGCCGACCTCCCGGAGGATCTCACCCTGCATGACGGTGCGCGCCTCGTGGGGAGGGATGTCGTCGACTCCCGGCTCGGTGCCATCGGCCACGTCGAGGAGGTCATGTTCGGTACGGCCCAGGACGTCTGGGTCGTCCGCGGCGGCGACCTCGGTGAGGTGCTCGTGCCTGCCGTCGACGCCATCGTCACCTCCGTCCCTGCGGACGGGCCTATTCAGGTCACGCTTCCTCCCGGCTTGCTCGACCCCGCCGGGATGGGGGAGTAGCCATGGCCCTCACCGTGGACGTGCTCTCCGTCTTCCCGGAGGTCTTCGCGTCATACGTGGACGCCTCGATCCTGGGCCGTGCGCAGCGCTCGGGCCTCTTCGAGTTCCATGCGCATGACCTCAGGGACTGGACGCATGACCGGCATCGGACGGTCGACGATGCCCCCTTCGGCGGAGGCCAGGGGATGCTCATGAAGCCAGCACCCATCTTCGACGCCGTCCGTGACCTCTCGTCTTCTGGCGTGGTCCCACATGTCGTGTTCTTCTCGCCTGTCGGGACGCCGTTTCGCCAGGCGGATGCCGAGCGACTCTCGCGCGAGGAGCGGGTCCTCTTCGTCTGCGGACGCTACGAGGGCATGGACGAGCGGGTCTATGAGCTGGCCGACGAGGTCGTCTCGTTGGGCGACTACGTGCTCACGGGAGGCGAGCTCGCCGCGCTGGTGGTCACGGATGCCATGGTGAGGCTCATCCCTGGTGCCCTGGGTGACGACAAGAGCGCGGTGGACGAATCGTTTTCCTGTGGGATGCTCGAGTACGCGCAATATACGAGGCCGGCGGACTATGATGGGCGCCGTGTGCCTGACGTCCTGCTCTCGGGCGATCATGCCGCGGTCGATGCCTGGAGGCGCAGGTCCGCCATCACGAGGACAGCGCTCCGGAGGCCTGACCTCATCGAAGGGGCCGGTCTCACGGCAGACGAGCGAGCGGCGGCGCACCAGATCGAGCAACGTCAGCAGACCGACCATGACAGGGAGGACTCATGAGCGACTCAGGCCACGAGCGTCTGTCCAGTGCGCTGGAGTGGGTGCTCATCATCGTCGCGGCCGTCGGATTTGCCCTCCTCATCAGGACCTTCGTAGCCGAGCCCTTCGAGATCCCCTCTGGTTCCATGCAAGACACCCTCGAGGTAGGCGACCGGATCCTCGGCGAGAAGGTCAGCTACCACTTCAGGTCTCCCCAGGCTGGCGACATTGTCACCTTCACCGACCCCGACGACGAGGGCACCACGCTCATCAAGCGGGTCATCGCCACCGAGGGGCAGACGGTCGACCTCGAGGACGGCGTGGTCTACGTCGATGGGCAGGCACTCTCCGAGTCCTACACTGAGGGCAAGCGGAGCGACCCCATCTCGTCCCATGCGAAGGGACTCGACCAGGACGTCACATACCCATACGTGGTGCCCGAGGGCTCGATCTGGGTCATGGGGGACAACCGTACCAACTCGCTCGATTCGAGGTATTTCGGGGCAATCCCGGTCTCCAACGTCACCACGCGGGCCTTGGCGACGTTCTGGCCCCTCTCGGACTGGAAGGTCCTCTAGGACATCCCCGCTCACGGCAAACCAAGGCAACGGAAGGCGTCAACGAACATGGACCATACAGGCGGCACGTTCCAGGACATGATCCTCACCCTCGAGCACTACTGGGCCGACCACGGATGCACGGTCATGCAGCCCTATGACTCCGAGGTCGGAGCCGGTACGTTCCATACCGCGACCCTCCTGCGCTCCTTGGGCCCTGCCTCCTGGAGCGCCTGCTACCCGCAGCCGTGCCGCAGGCCTGCTGACGGGCGCTACGGGGAGAACCCCAACCGGCTGCAGCACTACTACCAGTTCCAGGTCCTCATCAAGCCGAGCCCGGTCGACTCCCAGGACCTCTATCTCGGGAGCCTCGCGGCCATCGGCCTCGACCCCGCGAAGCACGACGTGCGCTTCGTCGAGGACGACTGGGAGAGTCCCACGCTCGGGGCATGGGGCCTGGGATGGGAGGTCTGGCTCAACGGCATGGAGGTCACGCAGTTCACGTACTTCCAGCAGGTGGGTGGTATCGAGGTCGATCCCGTCCCCGTGGAGATCACCTATGGCCTCGAGCGCATCGCCATGTACGCGCAGGGCGTCAACTCGGTATATGACCTCGTGTGGAGCTACCTGCCTGACGGCACGCCCATGACCTACGGCGAGGTCTTCCTCGAGAACGAGCGCGAGTTCTCGGCCTACAACTTCGAGGTGGCGAACGTCGACATGATGCGCTCGAAGTTCGACGACTACGAGCGCGAGTGCCATAGCTGCCTCGACGCGCACCTCCCCCTGCCCGGCTATGACTGCGTCCTCAAGTGCAGCCATGCGTTCAACCTGCTCGACAGCAGGGGAGCGCTCTCGGCGACCGAGAGGACCAACTACATCCTCAGGGTCAGGACGCTCGCGAAGGCCTCGTGCGAGGCCTACCTGGCCGACGTGGCCAGCTCTGACGGATCTTCCCAGAAGGGTCAGGTGGCCTAACGATGGCGACGACACACGAACTCCTGCTCGAGATCGGGTGCGAGGAGCTTCCCTCCGCGCCTCTCATGAAGGCCGTCGTCCAGCTCGGCAAGCTCATGGATGCCGGGCTCGACGAGGCTGGGCTTACCCATGGTGAGGTCCGCACGCTGTCGACCCCCCGCAGGCTCGCCGTTATGGTGGCGGATGTGGCAGACGCGACCGAGGAGGTCCATACGTGCGCGCGTGGTCCCCAGGCGCGCATCGCGTTCGATGCCGATGGCAACCCGACCAAGGCGGCCCTCGGGTTCGCACGTGGCAAGGGTGTCGACGCCTCTGACCTCGTGACGCGCGAGGCCGAGGACGGGAAGACCTATGTCTTCGCCGACGTCAACGTGGCGTCACGGCCTGCGGCGGGTCTCATCACCGAGCTCGCCGAGCGCACCATCGCCTCGCTGGACTTTCCGCGGAGTCAGCGTTGGGGCTCCACGCACGAGCGCTTCTGCCGCCCGGTCAGGTGGATCTGCTGCCTGCTCGGCAGCGACGTCATCCCGGTACGCTATGCGGATGTCACCTCGGGTAACGTGACGCGAGGGCATCGAGTCCTGGCGCCTGGCGACCATGTCGTGGGCGAGGCCTCGGCCTACGAGGACGTCCTCGAGAGGGCCTTCGTGCTTGGCGAGGACCGTAGGCGGGCGGTGATCGAGGAGGGCATCAAGGGCCTCGAGGCCCGTCTCGCCTGTCACGTCGACACACCGAAGCGTACCTTCGACGAGGTGGTTAACCTCTGCGAGTGGCCGACCGTCCTCGTCGGTCACTTCGACGACGAGTTCCTTGCCGTCCCGCATGAGATCATCTGCGAGTCCATGCTCTCCAACCAGCGCTATTTCCCCGTCTATGATGCCGACGGAAAGCTCACCACGTCATTCGTCGTGGTCTCGAACGCGGACCCAGCCGTGTCTGACACCGTCGTCGATGGCAACGAGCGCGTCGTCCGTGCCCGTCTCGACGATGCGAAGTTCTTCTACGAGGAGGACCTCAAGACCCCTCTCGACGACCTGCTTCCCCGACTCGACAAGGTCACCTTCCAGGAGCGCCTGGGGACGGTCCTGCAGAAGGTCCGCCGCATGGAGGTGGTCGCTCCCGTGGTCGCTCGGGAGGCCTCGGCCGATGTCGCCTGCCAACATGAGGCCGAGCGTGCCGCCCATCTCGCGAAGGCTGACCTCGTGAGCCAGGCTGTGGTGGAGTTCACGAGCCAGCAAGGTGTCATGGGCGGTTACTATGCGGCCGCAGCTGGAGAGCCGACGGAGGTCTGCGACGCCATCCGTGACCAGTATCGCCCACGCTTCGCCGGGGACGACCTGCCCGAGGGGCTGGTCGGCAAGTGCGTGGCCGTCTCCGACAAGCTCGACACCATCTGTGGAATGTTCGCCATCGACGAGCCTCCCACTGGCAGCTCGGATCCGTTCGCCGTCCGCAGGAGCGCAATCGGCGTCCTCAACATCCTCGAGACCCTCCCCGCGGTCTCCCTCTCGGCCCTGGTCGACGCGTCTCTCGATGCCTATGCGAGGCAGGGCATCGACTTCGACCTGCCTGCCGTGTCGCATGCGGTGTGCGACTACTTCGCGGGTCGTCTCGCCGTCATGGCCAAGGATGCGGGAGTTCGTCCCGACACGATAGAGGCCGTCGAGGCCACCGGTGTCATCGACCCGGCGGAGTTCCTCCGTCGTGCCCGTGCGCTCGACGTCGCCCGTGCCAGCCAGGCAGACCTGTTCGATGATCTCGCGACCGCCTATGCGCGTGCCTCCCACCTTGCTGATGCCTCGCTTGGCACCGACGTCGACGAGGCACTTCTCACAGACCCTGAGCGTGCGCTCGACGATGCGTGCTCCGAGGGACAGGACCAGGTGGCGCAGGCCCTTGAGAAGGGCGACTACGAGTCCGCTCTCGCCTCGCTCGCCTCCCTGCGTGCGCCCATCGACACCTTCTTCGAGGACGTCCTCGTGATGGATGACGACCCCGCCATCCGCGAGAACAGACTCCGACTGCTCAACCGGTTTGCCGGCGTCTTCGCTGACGTCGCGGACTTCGGGGCGCTCGCCCGGGCGTAGCTCCCACCCGAAGTGCTTCTCGTCCCCTGGCATTCGAGAGTATGGAGGCACCATGGCCGTCACGTTCAAGCAGGCTATCGACACGCCCAACGAGGACGCTGCCGTCGCGTATGTGATCTCGGACTCGCTCGGAGGCACGGCGAGCGGCGTCGTGAGCGCCGCCGCCGCCCAGTTCGAGCGGGGGAGTGTCGAGGTCATCAGGCTCACGAAGGTCGAGTCCGTCGATGACGTGCGCGCCTACCTCGATGCCCATTTCGACCCCGAGCGTCCGTGCGCGGTCTTCCATACGATCGCTGACCCCGAGCTGAGGCAGCAGATAAAGGAGGAGCTCGAGGGCCGCATGATTCCCTCGATCGACCTCATCGGTCCCTCCATCTCGATCCTGTCGGTGCTGACGGGCTCGGCCCCCTCTCGCGCCGCAGGTCAGACCCATGTGGCGGACGACCGCTACTTCCGTCGCATCTCGGCCATGGAGTTCTTCGTCGACCACGACGACGGTCGCAACCCCGAGGGCCTCAAGGACGCCGAGATCGTGCTCGTGGGCGTCTCGCGCACATCAAAGACACCCCTCTCCATGTACCTCGCGTTCCTGGGATATGACGTCGCCAACGTACCGCTTGCCCATGGGATGGAGCCACCCGCCCAGCTCCTCGACGAGGTGGACCCAGGAAGGATCTTCGGCCTGCTCTCCACGGTCGACGTGCTCTCCGAGATCCGTGACAGCCGGCTCTCGGATGATGCGACCTATGCTGCCGCGGGGAGCTATGCCGACCCGGCACAGATCTCCGACGAGCAGCGTGAGGCGCGCGCGTACATGAAGAAGCTGGGCTGCCTCGTCATCCATACCGAGCACAAGTCCGTCGAGGAGACCGCCTCCGAGATCGTCGAGCATATCGAGGCGCTCGAGCGGGCCCGCGGCGAGAGGAGCTAGCGCGGCCATAGGTCCTCGCGAGCCTGTCCCCGCTGTGGAGATGGCTTGGTGATGTCGGCGCCATCATCCGTTTGCGGATGTATTTCGCCGCCCGACCGCATTCTCGGCCTTCTTTGGGAACATTCCACCACAATGGTGCGAGTGAGTCGGGGGCGTGGGATGCGTTCTCGGGCACTCGTCTCATACAAGGGTGGGTAACTGTTGGTGCGCCCATGGGCGCTCATGAGAAGGAGAGACATGGCTGAAACCAAGCATGTGTACCGCTTTGGTGCGGACGCCTCGGGTAAGGACGTGACCGAGGGAGCATCCAAGATGAACTTCATCCTGGGTGGCAAGGGTGCGAACCTCGCCGAGATGGCTAAGATCGGCCTTCCTGTTCCTCCGGGATTCACGATCACCTGCCAGACCTGCGTCCAGTACTCGAGCGCGAACAACACCTGGGGTGCCGGCGTGCTCGACGAGATCGAGGCCGCCCGTAAGGACCTCGAGCAGCGTATGGGCAAGAAGCTCGGCGACAACGAGGACCCGCTGCTCGTCTCCGTCCGCTCCGGTGCGCCCTTCTCGATGCCCGGCATGATGGATACCGTCCTGAACCTCGGCCTCAACGACACCTCGGTCCAGGGCCTCATCAAGCAGACCGGCAATGAGCGCTTCAGCTGGGACTCGTATCGTCGCTTCGTGCAGATGTTCTCGAGCGTCGTCATGGGCGTCGACGGCGACCTCTTCGAGAACGCCATCAACGAGCGCAAGCTCGCGAAGGGCGTCAAGAACGATACCGAGCTCACGGCCGACGACCTGAAGGCGCTCGTCGACGTCTTCAAGGGCATCTTCTCCCAGAACGTCTCAGGCTCCGAGCATCCCGAGGTCGTGACCGACGGGAAGGTTACCTTCCCGCAGGATCCCTACGTCCAGCTGAAGCTGGCCATCGAGGCCGTCTTCGGGAGCTGGAACAACGAGCGCGCCATCCTCTATCGCAAGCAGAACAAAATCTCGGACGACCTCGGCACTGCCGTGAACGTCCAGGTCATGGTCTTCGGCAACAAGGGTGACACCTCCGCCACCGGCGTTGCGTTCACGCGCAACCCCGCCACCGGCGAGAAGGAGTACTACGGCGACTTCCTGGTCAACGCACAGGGCGAGGACGTCGTGGCCGGCATCCGCAACACGGAGCCCATCGCAGACCTCAAGAAGACCCCCGGTCTCGAGTCCGCCGGCCAGGAGCTCGAGGACATCTTCGTCATCCTCGAGAAGCACTACCGCGACATGATGGACATCGAGTTCACGATCGAGCAGTCGAAGCTCTGGATGCTCCAGACGCGCGTGGGCAAGCGCACCGCCCAGTCCGCGCTCAAGTGCGCCATAGACATGGAGAAGGAGGGCTTCATCTCGAAGGAGGAGGCCGTCTGCCGTGTCAATCCCGCCCAGCTCGACCAGCTCCTGCACCCGCAGCTCGACCCGAAGGCCAAGCTCGACGTCCTAGCCACTGGCCTGAACGCGAGCCCCGGCGCGGCAGTCGGCGGCGTCGTCTTCTCGTCCTCCGATGCCGTCGAGTGGCATGAGGCCGGCAAGCCCTGCCTCCTCGTCCGCTGGGAGACCAATCCCGACGACCTCAAGGGCATGGTAGCCGCCGAGGGCATCCTCACGAGCCATGGTGGCAAGACGAGCCACGCGGCGGTCATCGCCCGTGGCATGGGTGCGCCCTGCGTCTGCGGCGTCGAGGCGCTGAAGATCGACCCGACCCAGAAGGAGGTCAAGGTCTCCGGCACCGACGTCGTGCTCCACGAGGGCGACGTCCTCACCATCGACGGCACCACCGGCAACGTCTTCATGGGTGCCGTCGACCTTATCCGTCCGGAGCTCACGGGCGACCTCGAGACCATCCTCGAGTGGGCCGACGAGATTCGTAACGACCCCTCGCGCGGCCGCGTCATCGGCGTCCGTGCAAATGCGGACAACCCCGCCGATGCCCAGCTCTCGCGCGACTTCGGTGCCGAGGGCATCGGCCTGTGCCGTACCGAGCACATGTTCCTGGGCGACCGCAAGCACATCATCCAGGACTACATCCTCGCTGACGACGAGGACACCAAGAAGCGTGCCCTCTCGCAGCTTCTCGAGGCCCAGACCGGTGACTTCCTCGGCATGTTCAAGGCCATGGACTCCCGCACGGTCATCGTCCGCCTCCTCGACCCGCCCCTGCACGAGTTCCTCGACAACCCCCGCGACCTCGCCATCAAGATCGCCGTCGCCGAGGCCAAGGGTGCCACCGAGGCAGAGCTCGCTCCGCAGCGTGACCTCCTCGCCCGCATCGACTCGATGACCGAGGCGAACCCCATGCTCGGCCTTCGAGGCTGCCGTCTGGGCATCGTCTATCCCGAGCTCACCGACATGCAGGTCAAGGCCATCGCCACGGCTGCCGCAGAGCTCAAGGGCCAGGGCCTGTTCCCGATGCCCGAGATCATGATCCCGCTCGTCTCGGTCGCCGAGGAGCTCAAGTTCCTGCGCGCCCAGGTCGAGGCTGACATCAAGCAGGTCGAGGAGGAGAAGGGCGTCGAGCTCGACATCCCCATCGGCACCATGATCGAGCTGCCTCGTGCGGCGGTCACGGCCGACGAGATCGGCAAGTACGCCGACTTCTTCTCGTTCGGCACCAACGACCTTACGCAGACGACCTTCGGCTTCTCACGCGACGACGTGGAGAGCGCGTTCATCCCCACGTACCTGCGCAAGAAGCTCCTCCCCGTCAACCCCTTCGAGACCATCGACGACGGTGTCGTCAAGATGGTGAAGATGGGCGTCGAGGGCGGCCGCTCCGCCAACGACCGCCTGCAGACCGGGGTCTGTGGCGAGCATGGCGGCGACCCTGACTCGATCTTCAAGTTCTACAAGGTCGGCGTAGACTACGTGAGCTGCTCGCCCTACCGCGTGCCCATCGCCCGCCTCACTGCCTGCCAGGCAAAGATCAAGTACAGCGGCGCGGCCGGGTTCCAGGACAAGTAACACGGAGGTTCTCCCAGAGGGATCCTTGAGACGGGGAGGTCGGACCAGGTCCGGCCTTCCCGTCTTGCCAAAGAAGCGTCTATCATGGACCGCAAGCGCGTCAAGCTGTGCGCGTGGGAAGGAGCCACCATGGAACGCCTGAGCCGAGAGGAGCTCGAACGTCGCGAGGACGAGCTCCTCGGGCCGCTCGCGACTCGTGCCGCAGACTCCCGTGGGCGCCTCCGCCCCGAGGTGCCAGACCCGCTCCGGACCTGCTTCCAACGTGACCGGGACCGGATCCTGCACTGCAAGAGCTTCCGCAGGATGGCCCACAAGACGCAGGTGTTCCTCGCCCCCGAGGGAGATCACTATCGCACGCGCCTCACGCATACCCTCGAGGTCTGCCAGATCTCCCGCGACGTCGCCCGCTCGTGCCGGCTCAACGAGGACCTCACCGAGGCGATCGCGCTCGGCCATGACCTCGGGCATACCCCCTTCGGCCATACCGGGGAGGACGCGCTCGCGCGCGCGATGGCACGGTATCGTGGCATGGACCCTGCGACTGACCAGGGGCGTGCCCTGTTCCGCCACAACGAGCAGAGCGTGCGCGTTGTGGAGCTGGTCGAGAAGGACGGCCAAGGCCTCAACCTCTGCCTCGAGGTCGTCGACGGCATCCTGTGCCATACGGGTCCCAAGGAGGCTGACACGTCCGAGGGCCAGGTGGTGTCCATCTGCGACCGGGTCGCCTATGTCAACCATGACATCGACGACGCCATCAGGGCGGGTCTCCTCTCGGAGACGGACCTTCCGGCTGCGCCATGCTCGCTGCTCGGGCACTCCTCTACCGAACGGATCACCTCTATGGTCACCGACCTCGTCGACACGACCTGTGAGGTCGGGCGGGTCCGCATGAGCGACGTCACCTGGGATGCCATGGAGGAACTCCGCGCGTACCTCTATGCCCATATCTATTCGAAGAGCGACGCCAAGCATGAGGAGCCCAAGGCCAACCGCCTCGTGGAGGAACTCTTCGACTACTACATCGAACACCTCGACCAGGTCCCCTCGGAATATCGCCGGCATGACGCCGACCATCCCGACGTGCAGGTCGCGGACTTCATCTCGTGCATGACGGATAGGTATGCGGTGCGTACCTATGAGGAGCTCAAGGTCCCCCATGCCTGGGGAAGCGTGACCACGTTCTGAGGGAGGGTCACACGGCCCTGAGGTATGCTCGATGTGGTCCTGAAGGCAATCTGCCCGTATTGGAGCGACATGTCTCATCGAGGTTCCCAGGGAAGTGCTCGTGCGATCGTTGCCGTGGTGGTGCTCGTGGTGGGTGTCGCAGCCGTCCTGGGCATGGCTACGGGCCTGATACCGAGCCTCCTGTCCAGGGCAGGCTCCGGGACGTCCCAGAACCAGGCCACGACGCAGGGCTCGATACCCACCACACGGTCAGCCGACTCGTTCTCGGAGTACTCATGGGCCGAGCTCTCCGACATCTCGAGGCAGATCGAGGCCGCTGGGGGAGGGGATGCCTCGGTCGACGTCGCAAGGCGGTATGGCCTCGTGAACCAAGACGGCACCCTGACTGCCGAGCGGCATGCCCTCGAGCTCTCGGATGGCACCACCGTTGAGGTGAGGCTGGCTGGAATCATGCACGACCAGCGCTCGGACGCTTCCGGGGCAGCCGGGCTGACCCTTGTCACATGCGATGCGATCGCCCAACGGCCCATGGAGGACACGGCCACCGTCGATGGCGGCTGGGAGGGGTCCTCGATGAGGACCTGGCTCTCTGCGGACGGGGCTGCGCTCCTTCCGCAGGACCTCTCCTCACGGATCGTCCCCGTCAACAAGCTCACCAACAACGTCGGCAAGGCCTCGGATGCCTCCGTGGTGACCGGTACCTCCGATGCCATCTGGCTCCTCTCGGCTCATGAGGTCTGTGGCGACGTCGACTGGTTCGGGAGCGAGTATGGGTCGGGGTACTCGTTCTATGATGACGTCCTTGATGCCGAGGGCACGCAGTACGAGTGCTTCCAGGAGGCTGGCGTGAGCGCGAAGAGTGCTTCGAGCTCGGTGCTGTCCGCATCTTATGGCGGCAAGGCCACGGCGTGGTCGTACCGTACCCCCGTCCCCGTCGATTGGAACATCGACGCACTCGGTCACTACTTCTTCGGCGCGCTCGACACGGGATATCCCCATGGGCAGAACGACGTCAACGTGGCCACGGGTGTGGTGATCGGGTTCTGCCTCTAGGAGGTCTCGGAACCTCAGATTGTGTGGGAGGCAAGACATGTGGCCTCTCCCTTGCAGGACGAGCCGCGTTCGGGTACCATCTCATCTCGTGTGCAAACCCATGTGCTCGGCGCTGATGCGCGAGCACCTCTGGCCAGAGGATTGAGGAAACAATGGATTACATCCGTGCCATCGAGCGCCAGCAGATTCGCGAGGACATCCCCGCGGTCAAGGTCGGCGACAACGTCAAGGTGCACTACCGCATCAAGGAAGGCGACCGCGAGCGCGAGCAGATCTTCCAGGGCGACGTCATCCGCATGAGCGGTGCCTCCAGCCGTGAGACCTTCACGGTTCGCAAGATCAGCTTCGGCGTCGGCGTCGAGCGTACCTTCCCGCTTCATAGCCCTAAGATCGCGAAGCTCGAGATCATGCGTCACGGTGAGGTCCATCGTGCCAAGCTGTACTTCCTGCGCGACCGCGTCGGCAAGGCGGCTCGTCTGCGCGAGAAGCGCAACTAGCCTCTGCTCATCCGTGTTTGGGAGGGCCGCCTGCGGGCGGCCCTTTTGCTAGACCCGTTCTGGGGTGAGGACTTCTTCTTGGTGGAGGCGGGTTGATGGGTACCACTGGCATGCCTTGTCCGCATACCGCACGAGAGGTGGCGGCCGTGCTGTCCGATGCCACCTACGAGGAGGTCGATGGCCTCATCGCACGCTATTCCGACGACCCGCGTGCGGGCGTGAGGAAGGCCGTCGCGACAGCCCGTCGGAGGCACGACCGCGATCGGGCCGAGCGGTCTCGTGTCGAGGGAATGTACTCGCTCATGAGGGAGCTTGGCGGGGATGGAGTCGTGGTGGGCGTCGACGAGGTCGGCCGCGGTGCCGTTGCGGGGCCCCTCACGGTGGGGGCAGTGGTACTTCCCGATGACCCCATCATATGGGGCATCAACGATTCCAAGCAGCTCACGCCGCAGATGCGCGAGCGTCTTGCCGTCCGCATCAGCGAGGTCGCGATCGCGATAGGCATCTGCCACGT
This genomic stretch from Atopobiaceae bacterium harbors:
- a CDS encoding kinase/pyrophosphorylase, which encodes MAVTFKQAIDTPNEDAAVAYVISDSLGGTASGVVSAAAAQFERGSVEVIRLTKVESVDDVRAYLDAHFDPERPCAVFHTIADPELRQQIKEELEGRMIPSIDLIGPSISILSVLTGSAPSRAAGQTHVADDRYFRRISAMEFFVDHDDGRNPEGLKDAEIVLVGVSRTSKTPLSMYLAFLGYDVANVPLAHGMEPPAQLLDEVDPGRIFGLLSTVDVLSEIRDSRLSDDATYAAAGSYADPAQISDEQREARAYMKKLGCLVIHTEHKSVEETASEIVEHIEALERARGERS
- the ppdK gene encoding pyruvate, phosphate dikinase, giving the protein MAETKHVYRFGADASGKDVTEGASKMNFILGGKGANLAEMAKIGLPVPPGFTITCQTCVQYSSANNTWGAGVLDEIEAARKDLEQRMGKKLGDNEDPLLVSVRSGAPFSMPGMMDTVLNLGLNDTSVQGLIKQTGNERFSWDSYRRFVQMFSSVVMGVDGDLFENAINERKLAKGVKNDTELTADDLKALVDVFKGIFSQNVSGSEHPEVVTDGKVTFPQDPYVQLKLAIEAVFGSWNNERAILYRKQNKISDDLGTAVNVQVMVFGNKGDTSATGVAFTRNPATGEKEYYGDFLVNAQGEDVVAGIRNTEPIADLKKTPGLESAGQELEDIFVILEKHYRDMMDIEFTIEQSKLWMLQTRVGKRTAQSALKCAIDMEKEGFISKEEAVCRVNPAQLDQLLHPQLDPKAKLDVLATGLNASPGAAVGGVVFSSSDAVEWHEAGKPCLLVRWETNPDDLKGMVAAEGILTSHGGKTSHAAVIARGMGAPCVCGVEALKIDPTQKEVKVSGTDVVLHEGDVLTIDGTTGNVFMGAVDLIRPELTGDLETILEWADEIRNDPSRGRVIGVRANADNPADAQLSRDFGAEGIGLCRTEHMFLGDRKHIIQDYILADDEDTKKRALSQLLEAQTGDFLGMFKAMDSRTVIVRLLDPPLHEFLDNPRDLAIKIAVAEAKGATEAELAPQRDLLARIDSMTEANPMLGLRGCRLGIVYPELTDMQVKAIATAAAELKGQGLFPMPEIMIPLVSVAEELKFLRAQVEADIKQVEEEKGVELDIPIGTMIELPRAAVTADEIGKYADFFSFGTNDLTQTTFGFSRDDVESAFIPTYLRKKLLPVNPFETIDDGVVKMVKMGVEGGRSANDRLQTGVCGEHGGDPDSIFKFYKVGVDYVSCSPYRVPIARLTACQAKIKYSGAAGFQDK
- a CDS encoding deoxyguanosinetriphosphate triphosphohydrolase, producing MERLSREELERREDELLGPLATRAADSRGRLRPEVPDPLRTCFQRDRDRILHCKSFRRMAHKTQVFLAPEGDHYRTRLTHTLEVCQISRDVARSCRLNEDLTEAIALGHDLGHTPFGHTGEDALARAMARYRGMDPATDQGRALFRHNEQSVRVVELVEKDGQGLNLCLEVVDGILCHTGPKEADTSEGQVVSICDRVAYVNHDIDDAIRAGLLSETDLPAAPCSLLGHSSTERITSMVTDLVDTTCEVGRVRMSDVTWDAMEELRAYLYAHIYSKSDAKHEEPKANRLVEELFDYYIEHLDQVPSEYRRHDADHPDVQVADFISCMTDRYAVRTYEELKVPHAWGSVTTF
- a CDS encoding DUF6273 domain-containing protein, with translation MSHRGSQGSARAIVAVVVLVVGVAAVLGMATGLIPSLLSRAGSGTSQNQATTQGSIPTTRSADSFSEYSWAELSDISRQIEAAGGGDASVDVARRYGLVNQDGTLTAERHALELSDGTTVEVRLAGIMHDQRSDASGAAGLTLVTCDAIAQRPMEDTATVDGGWEGSSMRTWLSADGAALLPQDLSSRIVPVNKLTNNVGKASDASVVTGTSDAIWLLSAHEVCGDVDWFGSEYGSGYSFYDDVLDAEGTQYECFQEAGVSAKSASSSVLSASYGGKATAWSYRTPVPVDWNIDALGHYFFGALDTGYPHGQNDVNVATGVVIGFCL
- the rplS gene encoding 50S ribosomal protein L19, with the translated sequence MDYIRAIERQQIREDIPAVKVGDNVKVHYRIKEGDREREQIFQGDVIRMSGASSRETFTVRKISFGVGVERTFPLHSPKIAKLEIMRHGEVHRAKLYFLRDRVGKAARLREKRN